ATCGAGTTGCGGCCGCCCACGCCGACCGAGGCGCGCACGTACCTGATGACGCGCCTGGGCGTGACCCGCGCCGAGGCCGACCGGCTGGTCCGGGAGACCGGGCGGCACCTGGACCGACTGACCCTGCTGGCGAACGTGGCAGGTGAGGGCGGGGCGTCGCCCGCGGACCTGCTGAACGACCCGGAATCCTGGCGACTGGTGACCGCCACGGCCGCACTGCACGCCGCGCAGCCTGAGGGGCGGGACTGGTCGGAGGCGCTGCTGGCGAACCTGCTGGGCGCGTCGCCGCTGACGGTGCCCCCCCACGCGCGGGCCCTGCTGCTGGGCGGCGCTGGAGGCTGGCGCGCCACGCCGGCGCTGGAACGGGCCTGGCCCGCCGTTCCTGCCGAGGACCGGCGCGTGGCCCTGCGGACCCTGGCCGCGCTGGACGCCGGGCAGGGCTTCGGGCCGCACCGCCTGGGTGCGCTCGCGGCACTGGGCGACTGGGCCGCGCTGGCGGGCCAGGTGACGCAGCGACCCGACGACGCGCGCCACCTGCCTGCGTTGTGGCCACGGGTGCGCGGCGCGACGGGACCGGCGCGCGAGGCGCTGGCGCGTGCGGTGGTCGTGCATCACGCTGGGCGGGGCGAGTACAACGACCCGCGCGCCCGCGACGCGCTGTTCACCCTCTTGGAATCCGGTTCGGACGCGGTGCGTGGCTGGGCCCGAGTGAAACTGGCCGAGAGCAGCCTGGAGGCGGGGCGGATGGACGCGGCCCGCGCGCAGCTGGACCACCCGGACGTGACCGGCATGGACGCCCGTGACCCGTGGGCGGCCGCGGCCGAGATGGACGCTCTGCTCGTCCGCGCGGCCCTGGCCCGCTGGCGCGGGGACCTGGCGGGCGCGACCGAGGCGGCGCAGGACCCGCGTCTGGCGCGGGGGGGCCCGCGCGCGCTGCTGTGGCGGGGCCTGATCGCGAAGGACGCGGGGCGCTGGCCCGAGGCGCTCGCGGCGCTGCGGGACGTTCCGGCGTCCAGTCCGCTGCTGTCGGCCCGCGCGCGGTACCAGGAGGGGGACCTGCTGCTGCGCCTGGGTCAACCCCAGGGGGCGCTGGCGGCGCTGCTGGACGCGCACGCGCGGCTGGCGGCGGCGGGCGGTTCTCCGGAGGAGCAGGCGCGGGTGCTGGCCCGGGCGGGCACGGCCCTGCGCCGACTGGGCCGCGCGGAGGAGGGACTGGAACGGCTGACCGCGGCGCTGGCGCTGGTCCCGGCCGAGGAGCGCCGACACGTGGACGGGGTGCCCCGCGCCCGGCTCCTGTCGGAGGGGGTGCCGCTGCTGCTGGCGCTGGGCCGAGTGGAGGACGCTCAGCGGCAGGTCGCGCAGGCGCTGACGCTGCTGTCACGCAGTGGCTCGCGACCCGCGGAGACCGGGTACCGCGAGCGCCGCACCCGGTACCGCGCGGCCCTGACGTACCTGACTCGGGGTCTGGGCGTGCCGTACCTGCCGCCGCTGAGTGGCGCG
The Deinococcus sedimenti DNA segment above includes these coding regions:
- a CDS encoding AAA family ATPase, translating into MDWKAILKDLRGRVPPTGGGVVPGSLRWLERRMQEVGASPSSVRNIVYRDVGTTRDKAALRAVLEDLARDLGTPLSAPPAQATLEVDDLELLGRSKKRAFRQFTAGVRAGRAPRLIVSGPPGAGKTVLLSRVAAALEAQGMPVVTLRLGGAGSGLPAPAGPVGSSFAAQAQAQLDAARAVLPTGGALLVRVSSDLRPLGAAPRLPGGAAATPAVWALESLLRRAPREVAVLLAVEGDAPPDPGVDVIELRPPTPTEARTYLMTRLGVTRAEADRLVRETGRHLDRLTLLANVAGEGGASPADLLNDPESWRLVTATAALHAAQPEGRDWSEALLANLLGASPLTVPPHARALLLGGAGGWRATPALERAWPAVPAEDRRVALRTLAALDAGQGFGPHRLGALAALGDWAALAGQVTQRPDDARHLPALWPRVRGATGPAREALARAVVVHHAGRGEYNDPRARDALFTLLESGSDAVRGWARVKLAESSLEAGRMDAARAQLDHPDVTGMDARDPWAAAAEMDALLVRAALARWRGDLAGATEAAQDPRLARGGPRALLWRGLIAKDAGRWPEALAALRDVPASSPLLSARARYQEGDLLLRLGQPQGALAALLDAHARLAAAGGSPEEQARVLARAGTALRRLGRAEEGLERLTAALALVPAEERRHVDGVPRARLLSEGVPLLLALGRVEDAQRQVAQALTLLSRSGSRPAETGYRERRTRYRAALTYLTRGLGVPYLPPLSGALDDNADLRQARALLRALLAAPLGSADREVTLRFDMLLSLSLATPDAEAAAAHMREALTLASHPYEEAQARAMLGDAQLRAGRADAALASVNRAHALLRRPAPGGLPQDPGLDAQLLAVEARAAIRDGHVPPLDTLAHLRAALAQPDLRPFRAGVWREAGRALEGTGGGAQLLQAWGVPDALLDWRVPDALVAAELSGDLTGPAGHTESS